Proteins from a genomic interval of Diospyros lotus cultivar Yz01 chromosome 6, ASM1463336v1, whole genome shotgun sequence:
- the LOC127804248 gene encoding inositol-3-phosphate synthase, protein MFIESFKVESPNVNYTETEIHSVYKYETTELVHENRNGTYQWIVKPKSVKYEFKTDACVPKLGVMLVGWGGNNGSTLTAGVIANREGISWATKDKVQQANYFGSLTQASTIRVGSFNGEEIYAPFKSLLPMVNPDDIVFGGWDISDMNLADSMARAKVLDIDLQKQLRPYMESIVPLPGIYDPDFIAANQGSRANNVIKGTKKEQVQHVIDDIREFKEKNKVDKVVVLWTANTERYSNVIVGLNDTVENLLASLEKNEAEISPSTLYALACVLENVPFVNGSPQNTFVPGLIDLAIQRNSLIGGDDFKSGQTKMKSVLVDFLVGAGIKPTSIVSYNHLGNNDGMNLSAPQTFRSKEISKSNVVDDMVASNAILYEPGEHPDHVVVIKYVPYVGDSKRAMDEYTSEIFMGGTNTIVLHNTCEDSLLAAPIILDLVLLAELSTRIQLKAEGEGKFHSFHPVATILSYLTKAPLVPPGTPVVNALAKQRAMLENILRACVGLAPENNMILEYK, encoded by the exons ATGTTTATCGAGAGTTTCAAGGTCGAGAGCCCGAATGTGAATTACACTGAGACTGAGATTCACTCCGTGTACAAGTACGAGACCACCGAGCTCGTCCATGAGAACAGGAATGGCACCTACCAGTGGATCGTCAAGCCCAAGTCCGTCAAATACGAGTTCAAGACCGATGCTTGTGTCCCCAAACTAGG GGTTATGCTTGTTGGATGGGGCGGAAACAATGGTTCAACCTTGACCGCCGGTGTTATTGCCAATCGGGA AGGAATCTCGTGGGCAACCAAGGATAAGGTGCAACAGGCCAACTATTTTGGCTCACTTACCCAGGCCTCCACAATCCGAGTTGGGTCTTTCAACGGGGAGGAGATCTATGCCCCATTCAAGAGCCTCCTTCCGATG GTGAACCCAGATGATATAGTTTTTGGGGGATGGGACATAAGTGACATGAACTTGGCAGATTCCATGGCCAGGGCTAAGGTCTTGGACATTGACCTGCAGAAGCAGCTCAGGCCCTACATGGAATCCATTGTCCCACTCCCTGGTATCTATGACCCTGACTTCATTGCTGCTAACCAGGGGTCACGTGCCAACAACGTGATCAAAGGAACCAAGAAAGAGCAAGTTCAGCATGTCATTGATGATATTAG ggagttcaagGAGAAAAACAAGGTAGATAAGGTGGTGGTGCTGTGGACTGCTAACACGGAGAGATACAGTAATGTGATTGTGGGGCTAAATGACACCGTGGAAAACCTCTTGGCTTCTTTGGAGAAGAATGAAGCCGAGATATCTCCTTCCACCTTGTACGCCTTAGCTTGCGTGCTTGAAAATGTTCCATTCGTCAACGGAAGCCCGCAAAACACTTTTGTCCCAG GGCTAATTGATTTGGCTATCCAGAGGAACAGTTTAATCGGAGGAGATGACTTCAAGAGTGGTCAGACCAAAATGAAGTCTGTACTGGTTGATTTCCTTGTTGGGGCTGGTATCAAG CCAACTTCAATAGTGAGCTATAACCATCTAGGGAACAACGACGGAATGAATCTCTCTGCCCCTCAAACCTTCCGATCCAAGGAGATATCCAAGAGCAATGTGGTGGATGACATGGTTGCAAGCAATGCCATCCTTTATGAGCCTGGCGAGCATCCCGACCACGTTGTCGTGATCAAG TATGTCCCATATGTGGGTGATAGCAAGAGGGCCATGGACGAATACACGTCTGAGATATTCATGGGAGGGACGAACACCATAGTGTTGCACAACACATGCGAGGACTCCTTGTTGGCAGCCCCAATCATCCTGGACCTGGTCCTTCTTGCCGAGCTCAGCACTCGCATTCAGCTCAAAGCTGAAGGAGAG GGTAAATTTCACTCCTTCCACCCCGTGGCAACCATCCTGAGCTACCTCACCAAGGCTCCCCTC GTACCTCCAGGCACGCCGGTAGTGAATGCGCTGGCGAAGCAGCGGGCGATGCTCGAGAACATACTAAGGGCTTGTGTGGGGTTGGCTCCGGAAAACAACATGATTTTGGAATACAAGTGA